Proteins from a single region of Lachnospiraceae bacterium:
- a CDS encoding GNAT family N-acetyltransferase produces MNIELVKLTSEYKEQLIDMLTEWKNDILINHTDKSPGRLWANDFHDFDHYLKNLEIKEDTPGGLVPDTTLFCLDKDRNIFVGAVNIRHYLNEALLKNGGHIGDGIRPSERRKGYATAMITLALEECKKLGIDKVLMCCDKDNIGSAKSIINNGGVLENEIEEDGHIEQRYWIQL; encoded by the coding sequence ATGAATATTGAGCTTGTAAAATTAACGAGTGAGTATAAAGAACAGCTTATAGATATGCTGACAGAATGGAAAAATGATATCCTTATCAATCATACGGATAAGTCTCCGGGCAGGTTATGGGCCAATGATTTTCATGATTTTGATCATTATCTTAAAAACCTAGAGATCAAAGAGGATACCCCCGGTGGACTAGTTCCGGATACAACATTATTTTGTCTTGATAAAGACAGGAATATTTTCGTAGGAGCTGTCAATATCCGGCACTATCTCAATGAGGCATTATTAAAAAATGGCGGTCATATAGGCGATGGAATTAGACCCAGTGAAAGAAGAAAGGGCTATGCAACGGCCATGATCACTTTGGCGCTAGAGGAATGTAAAAAGCTTGGCATTGATAAGGTGCTCATGTGCTGTGACAAAGACAATATTGGTTCGGCGAAATCAATCATAAATAATGGCGGTGTATTGGAAAATGAGATCGAAGAGGACGGGCATATCGAGCAGCGG